TCCCTAAAGTCTTGGCCATGGCGCGTGATCAGAATTATCTCCATCGTATGACGTGTTTGTTCTGCATCAacgtaagcaaaaaaaaatttaatctatTTAGCTGTGActaattttttggtttttcaatGATCAAAAGGTTCTGTCGGAAGCCTGTGGACCAGATGTAACCGGCAAAGTACTACTGCCAACTGTCATTTCTATGGCGAATGATAACGTGGCGAATGTACGCTTTAATGTTGCCAAGTCATTGCAGAAGTTAACGCCTCGAATGGAAGCACAGGCAACCCATAGTGCTATTAAACCCGTGCTCGATAAATTAATCACAGACACTGATGTCGATGTGAAATACTTTGCGTCAGAAGCCCTAGCAGGTAAAGTTTTCTTGATAGATTAGTTGTAGCAAAGTTCGCTGaaatattataatattttttttttttgctatttaaaaaaaaaattgttactatcattatttctttctttcttagttCTGTCTGGCTGAAATCCACGAGTAAATTTGTCGGTGAAAATGGATCTATAGCTGTGACTTATTGGCTGTctattaattttttcccctcGTTTAAATTTACATTTCATCCCCGAAAATTAATATTGGCAAGTATCCCATTCTTTATGTAGTATCATCATCACCCAAACCCTTCGTTTCTTGGTATTTCGCTTAGGACAGTCATACTCGCAATTCATCCGGAGCGATGAAGTTCGTGTATCCCGGAGATCTTATCCCCTTAAGGGCGTTAAATTTAGCTGTTCAAATGTAAcacttttcttcatttaattTCGAAATACAAAGCAACGTTCTTTTGTTCATAattaaatagtaaaacatgTATCAAACGTTCATCTCTACAATAATATGGCCACATTGTATTAATCATTGCGAAATTGGTAAATTTCAATTACAATATAACATGGTGCTAAACGCTACCGAAACCAAATGTGTAAGGAATCAGTTGGTCTTCAACCATTTGCCTTTCAGTAAATGGATCAATGTGATAATTATAACACAGATCATGGAAAGAGCATTCTGGAATAACTGCAGTTCTCGAGATAACGACACAGTCCACAAAATCTTCCAAGCATATTTGCGGATCCTTGTAACGAATTTGTGGAGCATACTTCACTGCTAAGGTTTGGAGTTTCGATTCATCCCGAATCATAAGCTGTTCGACGTTTAAGGAGATGGGTTGGAGCCGTGAAAAAACTGGTCGGGTTTGATCCAAGACTGTTGCTACCTATTTTGCACTAAGATTGTaaatgttaaacaaaaccataagCCATTATACAGTACCTTAGCATTCACAAATTTTTGCACTTTCAtatctttttccattttaagaTTGActaattttcttgtttcaatttcaaatctttttaaaGCCTCAAGGTTTTTCATAAGAGCAGCAGAGGTTTGAAACACTGGTTGATTCATTTGTTGATTTTGTGGTGAGGCAACTGTGTGGCCACACAATGCTGGGTGAATGGTTGCTATAGGTATACCAAAAGTATGCAATCTTTGCACTATATCTACATCTGAGGTTTCATCTTCAATTCTAACAATCTGGGAGCCAATTTTTTGGTTAAATTTTGTAGTGTGGACAGCTTCAACCTGGGAACATTTTCCTAAAGAGGAACACCGTTTCGACAATCCAGATGACAGAGATTTAGTTTTACCAGTACTCTGTGATTCACTAACAGGTAGGATTGTTCCACGTTTTCCACCATTGAAAACCTTTACAGGTTTGAGTTTCTTTTTGGTTCTTGACTGTAAAGGATCTTTGAATGGGATGTGTGACATTCCTGGATGTGCCGGAGTATGGTTTTTACGCGTCAAATTTTCCTAGAAAATACTGAGAAATTATACGGAGCCAGTAGTTTCTTTAAAGTCCACACTTTTTGGCAGATATGTATACGTGTTAAACTTGATTTGCGAATGACAACTGTTAACCGAAAGTCGGAATATTTCTAAGTTTTAGGTGTAAACAAGGCCTTCTGCATGGTtatatatatggcaatccgttttacccaaaagaaaaaagaatcggcttttttttctgttttatagCTATCGCTATCTACCGGTCAGACTCATAGTAAATCCTCTAATGAGAAGTGTACatattctagccatataaaaataaaaaattttaagctgATAACTTTACTGAATTAGTATATAATTGaaccttattttattttgttccattctatttttttaagaCTCTGCAAGTATACTGATAAACTTCAAAAAGTCCATTTTATACAATGCGGATTAATTAAATTCGAAcgacaataaaaatgattttgtatTTAAGCTATAAATAATATccgtaaataataaaaactcgTTACTGGTTGTTCTATCTATCTTGCTGTGGTGtattatcttttttctgttAACGAAATTCGTTCCGTTATACTTTTCTTGTACAATAAAAATATCTAAATTTACTACCCGATAAACCCGAGCAAAAATAATGTCCAATAATCAAAGTTAATTATGAATACCTCTTCATTGagtaaatacaaaaaaaaagaatcgaaatgTCGCTAGACAAATGTCCTACTGTCGTGAACAGCTCATCCAAGTGTCGAGGGACAAAAATTCAAGTGTCGGAAAACCTGGAGTCTTTTAGGCAACTAGCCCAAAAGAGTCTGACCCGACCAATTACAACCGTGAAGTGTACAGCAGGAATAGTAACAGGGTGCCCTTTGCAAGGGAAAGCTAGAACTACGCATGTTAAGttcgatagatggcgtttgcgGCTGCCAGTTTGAAATTACCAGTGCGTTACGATAATTGACATTCTCTGGAGCGCCAGTGTGCTTATAACaatcaattaatgaaataGTATCATTATCATTCAGAAAAGTCAATCAGTTGTAATGGTTTTGCTGATCAACTATGCAGTAACTAGGTGAAAGGACGTAGATATGCCTCATTTCGCGGAGCAAATACAGAACAGTTGATCGGCTGTTTTGCCCGTGTGAGATCTTAATTgaaattaatttcattaattaacCGTGGAGAACCTCAACTGTGAAAAACGTATAGATATAAAgcgtagaaaaaaaactttatttcgCTCGAAATGTTTGTTACCAAAATGATGGATAAGTAAAggatttgtttaatttttccaCAGGGTTGGCTTGCGCGCACGCCAGGAAATGGTGTGCTTCCAAACATTAAGCGGGCTTGCGAACATGTGCGCTCGAAAAAATATTCGCGAGTTCAAGTGCGAGCTCATGCATTAAAACTATCCATTTTTGCGTTTATCAATATGTCTCATCAAATATCAATCAACGAATCAACTGTGTTGGCAAAAAGCTTCTTCGAATTCCGTGGCAATAGCAGAAATCTATTTCCACCCTATCGTAATAAATACGTTGCAGATTGAGTGGAAAATTTAAGAGTGTTTGTCTTGCTTTTATGTAATCtaaccattttttgttgtagtAGGGCTAGTAAGttgccaaataaaaataaaataatttatcgcgtgaaaaatttgaacaaattctttatttttcaatcactatattcaaaatcaaaataatataatgtgttattgaaaattttaacaaCAATGCTATGTATAGAAATAATTTACGGGGTAAAACCGGGTCGTTGATCCGGATCCTTTAACCGGGaactggttttcttttttgtcttgacCCGGTTTGGATCTGTTTACATATGAGCAAGAAAATGGACGATCTGCGATCTGCCAGAACCGCGCCGAAAATCGGTGGCCTATCCCTCCCATGAGTTCCAGAGCTGTAACCACCAATAGAGGAAATTATAAGGGATTGGGTTATATTTTTCAGCAGTACACTTGGTCACAGGTAGAGATCGACTTTGTCAATTTAAGCCTGGTGCTCCGCAGGGCCCAACCTGAAGGGAAGGTGATCGGGCCTGATCAGTGCGGGTTTGTCCTATAGCGGTGTGGTGATGGCCGGTgcacgggggggggggggggccgcAGCATAAGAAGCGAAattgtttgcattttaagCTGTGCTGATCACACGATAACGCTCCCTATCACTAGTAAAGAATTCCACATACACAAAAACGAGGTAATTTGAATGTATTTACGGTGCCTTACTTAAGCCTAAGGTTATCTACAAATTTAACCCACCTAACTAAACCTAAAAGCCCATTTGAGCTCATTTAACCTACTCAACCTAATTAGACCTAACCTAACTTATTATATTACACTATTAGCTTATTAAAGTTGTTtagaaaaattgttgtttaaaattttttttattacataagAAACGCTTTGCTAAAATACACTTTAACCCACCACTCTGCTTATCTTGATATGCGAAAAATATTGTCAACTGAAACTGGAAAATCGATTGGataaaatttaatgaaaactTCCCGGATTTAATATTTAGTCTGCGGTTTGTGTTCCTCAgttgaaaattgaacgagCTGACGCATTTTTGCAATACGGCAACTATCAGCCAGTTCCCGGATTGTACTAGAGACTTGGGCCCCCCATTGCCATAATTACATTATTCAACAGACTTCTGCGTTGAGTTTTGCGTTTTTGGGGTGTCTTTAGCGCCTCCATTGTTTACTTAGATAGTTAGACTGCTCCTATTGTAACTAAactttcaattctttttgaaaatcaagaaAGATCAGGTGACAAATAAACGTCTTTAAATTTTcgtagacttttttttttttaccttgttttgcttttcggTAAGGAGAAACGTTGTTAGACACAATAGATGACACTATGTGACTCCCAACCAGACTAGTGCCCGATTCGGCAAAATGATAGTGAAAAAACTGTAGGCTAGCTTCTTTAAGATACTGAATAGTAGACGGCTAGAGGCACGGGACTCTTGGTGACCTAGTAGAGCTCCATATTTGTGGATCGCGATTGCTGGCCGGGTGTTACATttacttaaatatttttgacGACTGCAAGCACTTACCGTCGATATGGCTCTGTTCCGAACATTTTCTTCACGCCTCAACTCCTCTTCACAGGTAAAAACTTTTCgtttaaacaaaaatcgtCTTTGGTTGTTCACAAAATGCCGAATATTATTACTATCTTCATCATCGCGATAAGTTTGTGCATAAATGCTGTGGGCAACGATTTTAGTTAGGGTATTTGTTACCATTCGTGTTTCTAGAAAGTGCAATAATTCTTATCCTTTGATGTGTTGACAATAATCTGTaatgattgttttatttttatctattAAGGGTTGCATTGCTACCATTGTTCGAGCATATTCTGATCACACTGACCTAAAAGATGTTCTTGCCAATAAAGTTCCGTATGAACAGGAACGTGTAAAGAAGTTCCGTAAAGAGTATGGAAATGTGAAAATAGGCGAAACAACAGTGGATATGGTAGCTATTAGTCTCTTAAgttaattttgaaaatctatgtatttaacagaaaaataaatcttcACACAATTAGGCCTATGGAGGTATGCGTAGCATGAAAGCATTGGTCACCGAAACATCCGTCCTAGATCCCGAAGAAGGCATCCGTTTTAGGGGGCTATCTATCCCAGAATGCCAACGAATGCTTCCCAAAGCAAAAGGAGGAGAAGAACCACTACCTGAAGGGTTATTCTGGCTTTTAATCACAGGAGATGTCCCAAATGAAACCCaagtaaaaacattaaattcaTCTCCTGTGACCTGTTTACTATTGGTTTCCTCTTGCAATAGGTGAAAAGTTTATCGAAAGAATGGGCTAGTCGTGCCGACCTCCCGTCGCATGTCGTGACGATGCTCAATAATTTCCCAGCCAATCTTCATCCAATGTCGCAGTTTAGTGCAGCAATCACTGCATTGAACAGCGAGTCAAAGTTTGCCAAGGCTTATTCTGAGGGGCTACACAAATCGAAATATTGGGAGGCATGTTGCAAATAATATTCAGTTATGTAGAGTGAAAGATTAAAATCCGATATGGTCGTTGTAGTATGTATATGAAGATTCCATGGACTTGATTGCCAAACTGCCCACTGTGGCTGCAACAATATATCGCAATTTATATCGAGATGGATCTTCAATTGGAGCAATCGATACCAAAAAGGATTGGTCGGCTAACTTCGCTTCCATGTTGGGATACACCGATCCCCAGTTCACCGAGCTCCTGCGACTTTATCTCACAATTCACAGGTAAACTATCTTggcttaaaaaataaaaatgcatttcagatttgttttcattcttggTTTTTTACGAATTCCAGCGACCACGAAGGAGGTAATGTTTCTGCCCATACCGTCCATTTGATAGGCTCAGCTTTGTCAGATCCCTATTTAGCGTTTGCTGGTGGAATGAATGGATTAGCAGGTATTCGGCTTTTACTTGCTGTTACATTGTTGGCACGTTACCAAAATTCTGCATTCATTTCCTAGGGCCACTTCATGGGTTGGCCAATCAAGAAGTTCTTGTGTTCCTGAACAAAATCGTAGGTGCTTTGGGAGATGGATGGACAAAGGAGGGCTTAATACAGCTAATCAAACAGCAGCTTGCTTCTGGCCAGGTAGTACCTGGGTACGGCCATGCAGTTTTACGTAAAACAGATCCTCGTTACACTTGTCAACGCGAGTTTGCACTCAAACATTTGCCCGACGATAAGATGTTTAAGCTAGTTGCACAACTGTATGATGTTGTCCCAGATATTCTGCTCGAAACAGGAAAGGTCAAGAATCCTTGGCCGAATGTTGACGCCCATTCGGGTGTATTGCTTCAACATTACGGCATGACTGAAATGAGCTATTACACAGTACTCTTTGGTGTATCTCGAGCCCTTGGCACATTGGCGTCTTTAGTGTGGGATCGGGCTTTGGGTCTGCCTCTCGAGCGCCCCAAGTCGATGTCGACAGATGGACTGATGAAATTAGTCAAGTCCCTGCAAGCCAATGCGGCTAAAGGAGCGTAATATTTACACCCCAATGTTAGTAAAATGCTACCCTGCTATATGttgaagaaacaaatttttactttgtttggTGTTGAATTTCAAGTCGAATTCAGTGTTTGGCTATTTTATTCCTGAATGCACGGTACCTTGccgttagtttttttttttattttttttatttttttagactTCAAAGATTGCAAAAATTAGGATTCTGCCAATGGTTGACTTAATTGGAACAAGGAACTGGTACAAACACGTTTCGAGGGTGCCACAGTAGTAATGAGTTGTTCGTCTGTAAATCCCCAAGAAATAGTTATGAAACCCCACACTAATAAACGTTTTAACTGGCTGATCGTAACTATTGTATTTAGTGTTAGGATGTTACTAGAGTTCAATGAATGCTCAGCGTTCTGTTTGGGCGCGTCcgaaagttttttcttctaatttttGTGCTATTAAGGCCTTACTTTTTTTGTCAGTTCACTTCCAGGTTCCAACACCGTGTTCCATACAACTTCCAACGAAagtggtttttatttttcatcccGGCACGGTTGTTTCTACAAAGAAAACTTGAAGAACGTAACCACATGTTTTGGTAACATTTAAACCCGAGAAAGTGGTGTCAGGAAAAATATTCGAACGATATCTTGATCATTGTCGTACTGTACGAGCAAATTTTCGGTTGTTAACTGTTTTAAATGGTTCGGTGGTCGTTAATACGTGTTGTATGTATCGGTAACTTTTAcgtagttttttatttttttccggGTTTCCATAGtttgttcattttcttcttttttaagttttctttcatAACAGCAAAGAcaacaataatttttgttaTATACTAATATTGCTGTACCAGCTTCCGCATTCTCATCTGAAAGCTGACATCGGTGTATTGGATTAGACGGGTCAAATCAAATATAAATCAAATCCGAGAAATTTGAGGATTTGGATTTGACACAGATTGCcgtaaaaatcaaatcaatttttaacTCCAAATCTTTGCAAAAGCTATTAGTAGTGACTAGTGATTGGCCCCGATTAGCTCTGGTTGGGGCCCTTTTCCCACCGCCAAAAATCCGTTCGGGGCGGGT
The window above is part of the Daphnia carinata strain CSIRO-1 chromosome 7, CSIRO_AGI_Dcar_HiC_V3, whole genome shotgun sequence genome. Proteins encoded here:
- the LOC130703518 gene encoding uncharacterized protein LOC130703518, whose product is MSHIPFKDPLQSRTKKKLKPVKVFNGGKRGTILPVSESQSTGKTKSLSSGLSKRCSSLGKCSQVEAVHTTKFNQKIGSQIVRIEDETSDVDIVQRLHTFGIPIATIHPALCGHTVASPQNQQMNQPVFQTSAALMKNLEALKRFEIETRKLVNLKMEKDMKVQKFVNAKVATVLDQTRPVFSRLQPISLNVEQLMIRDESKLQTLAVKYAPQIRYKDPQICLEDFVDCVVISRTAVIPECSFHDLCYNYHIDPFTERQMVEDQLIPYTFGFGSV
- the LOC130703516 gene encoding probable citrate synthase 2, mitochondrial produces the protein MALFRTFSSRLNSSSQGCIATIVRAYSDHTDLKDVLANKVPYEQERVKKFRKEYGNVKIGETTVDMAYGGMRSMKALVTETSVLDPEEGIRFRGLSIPECQRMLPKAKGGEEPLPEGLFWLLITGDVPNETQVKSLSKEWASRADLPSHVVTMLNNFPANLHPMSQFSAAITALNSESKFAKAYSEGLHKSKYWEYVYEDSMDLIAKLPTVAATIYRNLYRDGSSIGAIDTKKDWSANFASMLGYTDPQFTELLRLYLTIHSDHEGGNVSAHTVHLIGSALSDPYLAFAGGMNGLAGPLHGLANQEVLVFLNKIVGALGDGWTKEGLIQLIKQQLASGQVVPGYGHAVLRKTDPRYTCQREFALKHLPDDKMFKLVAQLYDVVPDILLETGKVKNPWPNVDAHSGVLLQHYGMTEMSYYTVLFGVSRALGTLASLVWDRALGLPLERPKSMSTDGLMKLVKSLQANAAKGA